GATTTACTGATATCCTAGTATAGAataattgtgattctagcaatggaagaacttttatcattgatgtggtggcCGTGgtccctggaggttctgaggggagagagagggaaatacaagtataatatgggggcattttcaggacttgggaattatcccgaatgacattgcaatgacagatataggtcattttatatcttgtcataacttacaaaattgggtggaagaaaatgtaaactactgtgcaaactataatccatacttagtggcagtgctccaaaacgtgctcatcaattgtaacaaatgtaccacactaatgaaggatgttattaatgtgggaaaatatggaagCAGTAGGGAGCatggcatataggaatcccctatatttttaaaataacatttatgtaatctgagtatcttaaaaacaaacaaaaaataatgaagatgagaaaaaaacagacaTAATGGATAATTTTGAATTGCATCATACTatgagaaatatatatttcagacTAGATAGAGCTAGAGTATTAGGTACTATTAAATATGTCTATACAAAaaatttctaatattaaaatttcattttgtatgttttaagaaatcttgaaaattattcctcattatatatatttataattaaaatatgttgAAAATATGGTAAGAGTAAATGATCATCCTAATCCTGAGATGAAAATTAAATTGGTgattaaatataatgaaaatcaaatccaaaggaaaattcctgaaaggaattgaaaatttaatattCTGATTAATATGGTGAACTACTTGCTGggcacaaaaaaattaaataacacgcTCAAAAATATCAAAAATGAACATAATACAGTACTaaattatatgaagaaaatgaaatagaattagaAAGTATTCAATTTTTATGAGTTTCCCTTGATAATTAGAAGATAATTGATCCAAATATTCAATATCTAGAGGGAAATAATTTGGACAAATATTCTACATGTGAATATTATTTAAATGTGCATTacagatataaaatataatgatattcACACATGCAATGATTCAGAACGGTaaaatctaatattttttaaggttGTTACTTGACTATAAAGTCAGTTAGTGGTGCCTTTATCCAGGAAACAACTGTGAAGAAACAGGTAGGAACAAGTAAGTCTCAATAAGAAATATGAATTTTTCAATTGCCGAAACATTGTAATATAACTATTATAATATAGTATATCTTTCAGGCATTGCATGAATATGAGCAAAGACCAGATTTTTACTAAGATTATTAGTTTTGATTTTAGGACGGTTGTGTTCATCATTAACTCCTTTCCACTAATATAATAAAACTGATCCATAATGAGACTCTTTTCAAATTGAACAAAGTATAGCTGAATATAAATGAGCATAAGTGCCTAAGAAAATATTCTCCAGATGGGACACTGGAGCTAAAGAGGAAGTCTTCAAAGAATTAAATTCTAAGACATAAAAAGGCTAACATATCCTTAGGCTATAAGAAGTCTGACTAATCTTTGAGGAATCAGAAAAATTAAGCCCAATCTGTGGGTGATAACTTTTCTATCTCACTTTCGGAAAAAGTGAATCACGGGAAGCAGGTGagactcaagcagctgggtgtcagcctaccacacaggaggtcacaggttcagtgcctggtgcctcctgaaaaaaaaaaagatgagcacacaatgaacagacacagagcagagagcaagcacaaaacaatgaggggaggagaaaaaataaaataaaaaataaatcctaaaaaaacaGTGAATCACATAGAATTAGCAAGACTGTTGCTCTACAGGCCAATGCTTCACTCCATTCTATACTAAGGAATCTTGTTCCTAATCATGCAGAAGCTTGTATGAAACAAGGGCAGCACACATCTTTCATAGAGAGTtgaggaaagagctaaaacttGCAAACTACATTCTGTGTAGGTCAGGATTTTTTATAGCCCCCTTTTGAACAACACCTCAAGAGTTCCAACATTAGCAGAGTTCTAAGTGCTATAGCCATATAGAATCCTCAATTCCATAGTTGTCTTACTTCTAATCACTTTATTATTAGACCAGGCACATGTACATGAGTGAATGCAAGAAcaggaattttaaaagaatgctgATCCAACCCAAAAGACTCAATATTTACTTCCAGTGTAGATGTATCTTTTACCATGAAATTATGTAAAAAGTATAGGCATCAGTTTAGCTACTGATATACAAGGCATAGTCTTCTTATATAATGCCATAcattatttttacctttaaaCCATCAtaataattttacaaaacattttgaCAGTATAGAAAGCCTTTTAAAGAAGAATACATGAGTTACACAAATATAGAACAGAGTATGGAAAACTATGACACAGAGATATATAGCTGACTGCCATGTATATAAGGCAAAACATAACTAGACAGGAGAACTCTAGATATTTTACCAGGAAAGATTCAAACCTAAGAATGTACATCAAATATAAATGACACCTCTTTCAAAATTTGCTTTTGcgtatttttaaaatcacagataACCCTGGTTGGGAACTCAAAACACCTGTTGAACACTCTGCCGAGCGCAGTGTTAATCTCTCTCTTCTGGAGACACTAGATGAGGGGGTTTATGAACGGGGGCACCATGGTGTAGAACATGCCTGTGAGCAGACTAAGAGATGCTTTATCTGCAATGGGACCTAAGGCAGCAATAATTCCAGAAATCGTAAATATAAGTAGGACTGCCAACTGTGGAGTGCAGGTGGATAAGGCTTTATTCCGGGCTTCCATGGAATGCATGCTAAGCACCATTGAAAATATACGAACGTATGatagaaacaacaaagcagaacAAGTGAAGCCCATGCATACATTCATAGCTAGGAAAACATGCTCAGAAAAACAAACGTCTAAAGAtgagatcctcaaaatttgagaTACATCACAGAAATACTGAAAGATTACATTCGACCCTGTGAAGGGAAGCTTGAATAAGATTCCTGTATGGATGGTAGAATTGACCAACCCACTTGCCCAGgagccaccagctgcctgtgtgcacacatgtggggtgatggtgagtccgtagtgcagagggtggcaaatggcaacatatcgatcataggacatcaccacaaggaaggaaaGCTCTGTGGATGCAAAGAGGATAAACAGGAAAATTTGAGCAGCACTTGCTGTGAAAGAAATTGATTTATAGCCTGACAGAGAATTCACAACCAATTTGGGAACCGTAACTGAAATGTAGCAAAGATCTATCAGAGATAAATCGcctataaagaaatacattggagAGTGTAGACTTGGGCTGGTCACTATGACAGTAATAGTCAGAAGATTCCCAGTCCATGCTCCCAGATAAATCACTAAGAACAGCAGACCTTGCACAACTTGCAGCTCCCGGGAGCTTGAGATATTCATGAGGATGAACTGTGTGATGATGGTGAGGTTGCTCATATCTTGTTACATGCTACAGTTCCTGGGAGacaaagtataaaattttaaggtaacacaaaaataaagaagatccacaatattgccaaataatatgCGAATTTTGACATCAAGGAAAGGCTTCTAACCTGGAAATTAGGATATAGGAAATCAACAAATGGCATTCTGTAAAAATCAATCAAGGCACATATCATTTTCATCTTGGGCCTCTATACTTCAGCATTCACAGGATAAAAGAATCTAGGCAAATAAACGTTTTTAATATGAGATCAAGGTCCAGCAACCTTTCAATCATTCAGCCACGTTTCCTAGTATTCAGTTGATCCTTTCATTTAAACTGTTTATTAGACTGGTTTCACAATGCCAACAATTTAAATGTTAAAAccctcaaaataaaatatacaggtAAAATCTTAAATATTATATGGTATTTGAATATCTAAATGAGCTGCCACTACATACTACTTTTAAAATGGACAAGATAATGTGAAGTACTCTTATCTATAGGGTAATCACCACAATTTACAATTGTCTATTCATGCTTGTTTTATCATCTAGGAACTAATTATGTTTGTTCACTAGCTGTGCAGTCTTTTCTGTCTGCCCCCTTCAAATCTACTCTCCACATTGCCTTCTGGCTTATATTTGGGTTCAACCAATAGGAGCACCAGCAAGTGATCAGAGGATAGAAAAGAATGAGTGAATTCCCCCAGCATCTTAATTTACAAAAGGTATGGAGCAAAATTACATACTGATTGTATCTTGTCACAGAGTCAAGTTTAATATATTTACTACTAAAAAATATTCATGTAAAGTTGATAGCAATACTCTTGCTATTACTCAAATTAAGTAACTTTCATAGGGTCCTCACCTTATTTTTAGGTCACATTATTTGCAGAAAATTcccttctcattaaaaaaaaaaaacaaaaaagccaacaaTGCATAATTAAGTAAAAGACAGATTTAATTCCCCATATCCTCAAAGTTAGCTTGTTTTCCCAGTACAGAAATGGTAGTAAACTTGACAAAAACTGTATACACCAAAAAGGTATTTCTCTCTAAGCTTAAccaaataaaacaattaaaattttttcatgtcttaTTGGGAATAATCCAGTTTTTTCTGTCAAATAAAGtaggtctttttcatttttttttaaaggactcctTGTAAAAGTACTTGACAAGGTCATTCCAAATTAACAAGAGGCTTTAACCCTGTTCATAACTGATAAACTACTGGATAATATTTGCAGTTTCAACCCAGGAGAAACTATTCTATTGAGAACCtactataaaacaaacaaaaatattaaaaatgccaACAAAAATCACCGCCTATTGCTTTAGAAGATGACTATCACCTTTTACCAAGTACCCAACTCTCCAGGGAGTAGAACTCAGGGAATGAGAATCAATTTTAGACCCCATTCCACAGTATTTCAATTTCTGAACTACCAAAAAGAACTTATTTCACCTATAGGGAGTTtccaaagaatggaaaataacaaaacgCATCTTCAGTGCAGGTGACGTAAAAGGTGTATATACAGATTCAtcataataaaattttagtttaaaGCATGACCACtaagtatgggatttttctgaGGTTTCCTAATAGTTA
The window above is part of the Dasypus novemcinctus isolate mDasNov1 chromosome 15, mDasNov1.1.hap2, whole genome shotgun sequence genome. Proteins encoded here:
- the LOC139436515 gene encoding olfactory receptor 14I1-like, with protein sequence MSNLTIITQFILMNISSSRELQVVQGLLFLVIYLGAWTGNLLTITVIVTSPSLHSPMYFFIGDLSLIDLCYISVTVPKLVVNSLSGYKSISFTASAAQIFLFILFASTELSFLVVMSYDRYVAICHPLHYGLTITPHVCTQAAGGSWASGLVNSTIHTGILFKLPFTGSNVIFQYFCDVSQILRISSLDVCFSEHVFLAMNVCMGFTCSALLFLSYVRIFSMVLSMHSMEARNKALSTCTPQLAVLLIFTISGIIAALGPIADKASLSLLTGMFYTMVPPFINPLI